From a single Octopus sinensis linkage group LG5, ASM634580v1, whole genome shotgun sequence genomic region:
- the LOC115212297 gene encoding metalloreductase STEAP4-like isoform X1, producing MSSYEILLNSDDCPSCHDAETMENQTIGILGTGNYGTALGKRLLQAGYEIVFGSRNPLQRSFITRDKQLSNVKVDSVKNVLTNKEIEIFILAIPYSSMESCLRPYKNDLVGKIFVDISNRTKPSKIESNAENLAIIFPDIQFVKSFNTLSAYAVESENFGGSIRNFVAGNNRHARERIMQLSRDVGIPPVDCGNLGAARKLEAYPLTLMSGWGIPSIYTLVTFLVWFVIVIAKIVIYYTSHNLQISWYRMPLSFLNKIVCLTAITLLASSYLPGCLAGFLQIYNGTKYKDFPKWMDKWMKSRKMIGLYALLFSFWHVGMSLVLISPGYATTWYVTSPHANSSVISPYEVHLNLKGESLISAGFIALFLMLLVGISSLPSVSEILNWKEWRFTQSHLGYVTVFFAVMHVFIIGLPNWLKHPSSFYYSNTFMCCILPLLTLFLKLVLSLPGVSCYVDNIRAGWERRKPEKIGNDIPL from the exons ATGAGCAGTTATGAAATTTTGCTGAATTCAGATGATTGTCCATCTTGTCATG ACGCAGAAACTATGGAAAACCAAACAATTGGCATTCTTGGTACAGGAAACTATGGAACAGCATTAGGGAAAAGACTTTTACAAGCTGGATATGAAATCGTTTTTGGTAGTCGAAATCCACTTCAACGATCTTTTATCACCAGAGATAAACAGTTGAGCAATGTCAAAGTGGACTCCGTTAAAAATGTTCTTACAAACaaggaaattgaaatttttatcctGGCAATTCCTTATTCTAGCATGGAATCCTGTCTTCGACCATATAAGAATGATTTGGTGGGAAAAATTTTCGTTGATATCTCAAATCGCACTAAACCAAGTAAAATTGaatcaaatgcagaaaatttaGCTATCATTTTCCCTGATATTCAGTTTGTGAAATCTTTTAACACGTTGTCTGCTTATGCTGTTGAAAGTGAGAACTTTGGTGGAAGCATAAGAAATTTCGTAGCCGGAAATAATAGACATGCCCGAGAGAGAATTATGCAATTGTCACGTGATGTTGGGATTCCTCCCGTTGACTGTGGTAACTTAGGTGCTGCCAGGAAACTGGAAGCTTATCCCCTGACACTTATGTCGGGATGGGGTATACCTAGTATTTATACATTAGTGACTTTTCTGGTTTGGTTCGTAATTGTAATTGCAAAGATTGTAATCTACTACACCAGCCACAATCTTCAAATATCCTGGTATCGAATGCCACTGTCGTTCTTGAACAAAATAGTCTGTTTGACAGCCATTACTTTATTAGCTTCTTCTTATTTACCAGGTTgcttggcaggatttttacagatTTACAATGgaacaaaatacaaagatttCCCTAAATGGATGGACAAATGGATGAAATCCCGCAAAATGATAGGACTTTATgctcttcttttcagtttctggcaTGTTGGGATgtccctggtacttatttccccTGGCTATGCTACTACATGGTACGTTACTAGTCCACATGCTAATTCCTCAGTTATATCCCCTTATGAGGTACATCTTAACCTCAAAGGCGAATCTTTAATAAGTGCTGGATTTATAGCTCTGTTCTTAATGCTTCTTGTTGGAATTTCCTCTCTTCCAAGTGTTAGTGAAATACTCAACTGGAAAGAATGGCGTTTTACTCAAAGTCACTTAGGATATGTAACAGTATTTTTCGCAGTAATGCATGTCTTTATCATAGGCCTGCCAAACTGGCTAAAACACCCTTCGAGTTTTTATTACTCAAATACCTTCATGTGTTGCATACTTCCTTTGTTGACATTATTCTTAAAACTTGTTTTGTCCTTACCAGGGGTCAGTTGTTATGTTGATAATATTCGTGCAGGTTGGGAGAGAAGAAAACCTGAGAAAATTGGAAATGATATTCCTTTGTAA
- the LOC115212297 gene encoding metalloreductase STEAP4-like isoform X2 → MENQTIGILGTGNYGTALGKRLLQAGYEIVFGSRNPLQRSFITRDKQLSNVKVDSVKNVLTNKEIEIFILAIPYSSMESCLRPYKNDLVGKIFVDISNRTKPSKIESNAENLAIIFPDIQFVKSFNTLSAYAVESENFGGSIRNFVAGNNRHARERIMQLSRDVGIPPVDCGNLGAARKLEAYPLTLMSGWGIPSIYTLVTFLVWFVIVIAKIVIYYTSHNLQISWYRMPLSFLNKIVCLTAITLLASSYLPGCLAGFLQIYNGTKYKDFPKWMDKWMKSRKMIGLYALLFSFWHVGMSLVLISPGYATTWYVTSPHANSSVISPYEVHLNLKGESLISAGFIALFLMLLVGISSLPSVSEILNWKEWRFTQSHLGYVTVFFAVMHVFIIGLPNWLKHPSSFYYSNTFMCCILPLLTLFLKLVLSLPGVSCYVDNIRAGWERRKPEKIGNDIPL, encoded by the coding sequence ATGGAAAACCAAACAATTGGCATTCTTGGTACAGGAAACTATGGAACAGCATTAGGGAAAAGACTTTTACAAGCTGGATATGAAATCGTTTTTGGTAGTCGAAATCCACTTCAACGATCTTTTATCACCAGAGATAAACAGTTGAGCAATGTCAAAGTGGACTCCGTTAAAAATGTTCTTACAAACaaggaaattgaaatttttatcctGGCAATTCCTTATTCTAGCATGGAATCCTGTCTTCGACCATATAAGAATGATTTGGTGGGAAAAATTTTCGTTGATATCTCAAATCGCACTAAACCAAGTAAAATTGaatcaaatgcagaaaatttaGCTATCATTTTCCCTGATATTCAGTTTGTGAAATCTTTTAACACGTTGTCTGCTTATGCTGTTGAAAGTGAGAACTTTGGTGGAAGCATAAGAAATTTCGTAGCCGGAAATAATAGACATGCCCGAGAGAGAATTATGCAATTGTCACGTGATGTTGGGATTCCTCCCGTTGACTGTGGTAACTTAGGTGCTGCCAGGAAACTGGAAGCTTATCCCCTGACACTTATGTCGGGATGGGGTATACCTAGTATTTATACATTAGTGACTTTTCTGGTTTGGTTCGTAATTGTAATTGCAAAGATTGTAATCTACTACACCAGCCACAATCTTCAAATATCCTGGTATCGAATGCCACTGTCGTTCTTGAACAAAATAGTCTGTTTGACAGCCATTACTTTATTAGCTTCTTCTTATTTACCAGGTTgcttggcaggatttttacagatTTACAATGgaacaaaatacaaagatttCCCTAAATGGATGGACAAATGGATGAAATCCCGCAAAATGATAGGACTTTATgctcttcttttcagtttctggcaTGTTGGGATgtccctggtacttatttccccTGGCTATGCTACTACATGGTACGTTACTAGTCCACATGCTAATTCCTCAGTTATATCCCCTTATGAGGTACATCTTAACCTCAAAGGCGAATCTTTAATAAGTGCTGGATTTATAGCTCTGTTCTTAATGCTTCTTGTTGGAATTTCCTCTCTTCCAAGTGTTAGTGAAATACTCAACTGGAAAGAATGGCGTTTTACTCAAAGTCACTTAGGATATGTAACAGTATTTTTCGCAGTAATGCATGTCTTTATCATAGGCCTGCCAAACTGGCTAAAACACCCTTCGAGTTTTTATTACTCAAATACCTTCATGTGTTGCATACTTCCTTTGTTGACATTATTCTTAAAACTTGTTTTGTCCTTACCAGGGGTCAGTTGTTATGTTGATAATATTCGTGCAGGTTGGGAGAGAAGAAAACCTGAGAAAATTGGAAATGATATTCCTTTGTAA